The region TCCACCCCCACCGTATGTCCGTATTCAGGATGCCCCGCAGTAGCCGAATGAAGTTGGCGAAAGCGACGCAACTCACTAAGGGGAAGATCGTAACCACTGAGGTGTAAAAGGGCGTAAAGCAAAGACGATCCATGTCCTGCCGAAAGCACAAATCGATCGCGGTCGCACCATTTGGGATCGCTTGGATCATGTTTAAGATACTTACCATAAAGCACCGCCATCACATCCGCCATGCCCATAGGCAACCCAGGGTGTCCTGAGTTGGCACTCTGCACCATATCCATGCTTAAACAGCGTAACGACGTTGCAATTGCGGTAAATGCCTCTTGATTCTCCATGCTTATTTCTCCTTTTTTCTCACCCTTAAAGCTTCTCGATGAGCATTGAACATTGCCCAGAAGGAATGGGAAGCGTCTTCTTTTTTATGTTGACAAGATTGACCGTAAAGTAGTAAAGCTTCTCGCTCTTGAGGCGAATTTCCCAGCTTTGACGATGATTTTTCACACATAAAATGCTAATAATATTACGTTTTAGACTCAAATTTTCAATACCCATAAGCTCCAGTGTCGGCACAATCCAGTCGACCGTTTTGCGTGGCAGACTAATAATCAGCCCCACAATATTCTCAATCATGAGCGTAATTGTGGCAAGACAAACCATCGTTAAGATATCTTTTTGGTTGGCATTCTCCTTGCCATCCCCCACCCAAGCAATGCCGTCGCTAAGGGGTTGATAGCTCTGCCAAAAATGTCCCACACCATCGCCATCGGGATGCATCCGATCGAGGATAAAGTAAATGTGCTTGGCCGCAGCCTCGCGCGCAAATTCAAATTTTTTAAACTTCTCCAAGCCCTTAATCACGATATAAGTAAGTTCGGGATAGACCCCGCCATTAAAGCCATCACCCTTAGCATTGAAATCGCTCTCGTTTACCGCGATGCTAGGGAAAGGGTTGGGCGTAGCAAAACCATCGGGATCGTGTAAATGAGCAATCAGGCGATCGGCATTCTCCTCGGTGGGAAGTTCGGCTAAAAGCGCCCAGTAAGCGGCAAGCGTACGCGCCTTAATTTGATTGCCACTCTCATCTAAATCAAAGTAAAATCCAGCATCTTCTGACCACATCAGCGCATTGATTTTTGTCTTGAGCATAAAGTAGCGCTTTTTATAACGAAACGAGAGCTCCTTGTCATTCATAATGTCAGCAAGATACGACATATAGAGCGCATTAAGCGCCTGTTGGCAATTAAAATCGATAAGATAGAGCGCATCTTTTCGCGGTTTACAATCCACCATAATCGAGGCAGATAATGGCGCATGATAGAGACCAAGCGTCTCATCAAAGGCCACTTGATCGAGCCAGTTAAAGTAATCGCCAAGGATCGGTAGCACATCTTTAACCCGCTTTTTAATACCAATTTTATGATAAATATCAAACTCTACCCACGCAAAAATTGGCGGGGCTAACCCTAAAGGATTATTCTCAGCAAGAATCGCTTCGCCAGTGGTAAAGTTGTAGTGGCTACGGATCGCTCCGGATAGTTCCTGTTTGGCGTAAATAGCATCAAGGGTGGCAAACGCGGAGTAAACCTTGTTAGAGTACACCAGATAAAAAGAGGAGAAACAGGCATCGGTTACCGAGATATCTACTTTATCTTTCTGGTGAAACATCGACCCCTCAAACCCGCTCGCTTTGGTGCCGCGTGCCCATTGGGCATCGATCAAGTTCCAACTTCGCACGTATAAGTCGACAAAGTCTTGGTTGTAGTAATGGATACGTGGCACACCTTTTTTTAGTGCAATCATGCAAATTCCTCTATCAGTTTGGCCTTTAGAATAAATAACATTGAAAAATCACAGCTCAATATCACTACCCTTATCGGCAAATAGCCGGCATATCGTAATCCTCTAGCCTTACTTTTCCCCGATCTTTTCGCGAATTTCTGTACAAACCGACAAAATTTCCTCGATTATTCCATCTTTTCCCTAATCATTTGGGATAAAGTGATTGATTTTTCATGATAAATTGGCTAGAATGCTAGCAATACTATTGCGGACAAAGAGGAAGCGCCCTATCAGCAAGAATTCCTATCAAGGACACTATTCGGTACTAAAAGAAGAGTCGATTGTTACTCTACAACCTACTTCGGCTTCAGGTATCTGGATTGATGGTACCCTCGGCGAGGCAGGGCACGCAAGCTATGCGCTAAGCTCCTATCCAAGCATCAGCCTGATTGGGCTAGATGCCGACCCACAGATGCTCCAACGCGCCCATACCAACCTCATACCTTATGCAGGGCGCTATCAATTGGTCAATCAATTTTTTGACGACTACTTCGCCCACTATCCACCCAACCAAGCTCCCCCCAGCACGATACTTTTAGATCTAGGTATTAGTATGTTCCACTACAAAGGCGCAGCGCGTGGCTTCTCCTACGACGACGAATCCTCCCTCGACATGCGCCTAAACCCCAGTGGAGAGAGCGCCTACGATCTCCTCCTCACCAAAAGCGAAAGCGATCTTGCTTCTATCTTCTGGCGCTACGGCGAAGAGAAAGAGAGCAGACGCATCGCCAAAGCCATCGTACACCAACGCAAAAGCGCCCCCATCACCAGCGCCAAAGAGCTAAGCAATCTCATCAAGTCCGTCATCAAACCCAAACCAACGCAATACCTTCACCCCGCCGCCAAGGTCTTTCAGGCGTTGCGCATCGCGGTCAATCACGAGCTCTCTCGCCTCGAACGCATGCTGCCCCTTGCCTTCTCTCGCCTAGAGACCAATGGCAAATTAGGCATCATCACCTTCCACAGCCTCGAAGATCGTATCGTCAAACACTTCTTCAAAGAGCTCACAAAATCATGCCAATGTCCCGATAATCAACTTAGATGCACCTGCCTTGGCGCCTATGCCAAGCAGATAAGCCCTAAAGGCATCACTGCCACGCCTCAAGAGATAGCAGAAAATCCTGCCTCGCGAAGCGCTCGCCTGCGCGTTATCCAAAAAATTCGCCCCTACCCTAAGGAGTAATCCAATCCATGTTCTACAAACACCTTACCCACACTCCTCAAATCTCATACTTAGCATCTCCACTCGCGTTGGCTTCTGTATTATCCAGAAGATGCCCCGCTATCCTAAGGAGTAACCCAATCCATGTTCTGCAAACACCTTACTTACACTCCTCAAATCTCATATTCAGCATCTCCACACGCGCTGGCTTCTGTATTATCCAGAAGATGTCCCGCTATCCTAAGGAGTGCCTAAACCCATGACATGGAAACACTTTACCTACTCCCTGCTCCTACTCCTTCTCGCATCGGTTGCGCTCTTGCAAGTGTGGAGTGCGTGGCAATTTCAAATCAATGCCTATCAGCTTCGCTCCCTTGAGCGCCGACAAGAGCTTACCCTTGAACAAAATCGACGCCTTCAAGCCAACATTACCGCGCTCTCTGCTCCCGAGCGTTTACTCATTTTAATTGAACAAAATCCACAATGGCAACTGCGTCGCCTTGCAGGCGAAGATATCACGATTATTGACATTAAGGAGTAGTGCGATGATTCTTAGTATCCAAGAAATTAGCAAGTTATTGCATGTAAACAACTTGGCAGCTGCGGGTACGGCAAGCATTACCTCCGTAGAGATTGATAGCCGTCGCATTGAACCTGGGGCGCTCTTCATTGCATTGTCGGGTGCGCATCAAGATGGGCGTATCTATGTGGAGGAGAGCTTTAAGAAGGGCGCGAAGGCTGCCATCATTGGTAGCAGCGACGATGGCTTTGAACTCTTAGCCCAAAAAGAGCATGCTACTAAATATGGATGCGCGCTCTTTGTCGTCGACGATCCGCTCAAAGCGCTTCACATTCTTGCCAAGTGGCACTTACAAAAATTCCCTAACCTCAAAAAAATTGCTATCACGGGGAGCTCGGGTAAAACCACCGTCAAAAATCTGCTCTATAGCATCTTCTCGCAAGCCTTCCACACGCATGCTACGGCGGGAAATTTCAATAGCGAGACGGGGCTACCTCTCTCTATCTTTCATATTGAAGGCAGTCATCAAGTTACCATTTTAGAGATGGGCATGAACCACGCCGGAGAGATTGCCGATTTAGCCCAAATTGTCGAGCCCGATATCGCAATCATTACCAATATTGGCAAAGCGCATATCGGCTTTTTGGAGAGTGTCGAAGCGATTGCGCTAGAAAAAAAGGCAATTTTTAGTCGCTTTGACGGCAATCAGCTGGCCTTTATCCCCCAAAAAGATGCCTATGCCTCACTTCTTGCCCAAAATGTCCAAGGCAATGTGATTTTTTACGATCCGGCCACGATCAAACGCTTAGAAAATATCACCTCGCTTGGGCTGGATGGTTGGCGCTTTAGCCTCGGCGCAGAAGAGATTCACTTTCGCCTCCCGGGTATCCACAACTTTGAAAACGCCGCCCTTGCTATCTACGTGGCAAAAGAGATGGGCATCAAGCACACACAAATCAAACAGGGTCTGCAGGCTATCCGTGCAGGAGAACATCGCAATGAGGTCATAAAAGGCACCATCACCGTAATGAAGGATTGCTACAATGCCAATCCCGAAAGCATGAAGGCTGCCATCGAGCTGATTACTGCGCTCAAGTATAGCCGAAAGGTGCTCTTTTTGGCCGAGATGAAAGAGCTTGGCGCCATGAGTGCCAGTGGGCATAAGGAGCTTGCCCAGCCCATTATGCATGCCGATGTTACGGCGATTTTTCTTTTAGGTAAAGAGATGCTCTTTTTAGAACGCGAGCTTAAAGTACGCAATTTTACGGGAATGATCTTCTGTGATAGCAACTTTGATACCCTCAAAGCGCACCTCAAGCTCTACCTTAAAGCTAGTGATCTTCTGCTCATTAAGGGGAGTCGGGCACATCGATTAGAGCGTCTCGTTACCTTTTTAGAAGAAGAAAAATTTTTACCAAAAGAAGAGCCATCAATCCACGAAAAAAAATAAACCCAAGGAGTTCATCACTATGCTATTTTGGCTAGGAGAGCAATTTTTACAAGATTTTCCCCCCTTACGCGTACTTAGTTACATCTCGTTTCGCGGGATTTTTGCCGCCATCACCGCGCTACTGATCAGTTTTATTGTTAGCCCCAGCATTATTCGCGCGCTAAAACGCTTCAAATTAGGCCAATCCGTACGCACCGATGGTCCACAAGATCACCTCATTAAGAGTGGTACGCCCACGATGGGTGGGGTTATCATGATTGTTAGCATCCTCATCGCGACGCTCCTGTGGCAACGCTTCGATAGTTTCTATACGTGGATTATTCTCCTTTCTCTTCTTGGATTTGGCGCGCTGGGGTTTGTCGATGACTACCTCAAGATCAAATTGAAAAATTCTGACGGTGTCTCGGCAAAAATGAAGATCATTGTGCAAGTAGGCCTCTCATTACTCATCGTTGCACTGATCAAAGCCCACGTGATGGCGCACATGCACGACGACGTGCCTAGCTTGGGCGAGAATTTTTCGCTACTCTATCTTCCCTTCTTCAAAGAGGCAGTGATCGATTTAGGCTGGGTCTACTTTCCTTTCGTGATGGTCATCTTGATCGGCACAAGCAATGCCACCAACCTTACCGATGGCTTGGACGGACTCCTCACTGGTCTCTTGATCTTTGCCTTTGGTGCCTTTATGGTCATCGCCTACATCTCTGGACGTGCCGACTTCTCCAGCTATCTGAACATCCCACATATTCAAGGAAGCAGTGAGTTGGTCATCCCTGCGATGGCGATTATCGGGGCGTGTATTGGCTTTTTATGGTACAACTCACACCCTGCCGAGATCTTTATGGGTGATGTGGGATCACTTGCCTTTGGTGCAACTTTGGGCATCTTCTCGATTATCCTTAAAAAAGAGATCTTACTGATTATTATTGGTGGGGTCTTTGTGATGGAAGCGCTCTCGGTGATGATTCAAGTTGGCTACTTTCGCTACACCAAAAAACGTTATGGTACGGGCAGACGTATCTTACGTATGGCGCCCTTGCATCATCACTTTGAAATTACGTGGAAAGAGGCGCGTAGTGATCAAAGCAAACCTTGGAGCGAGACCAAAGTGGTGATTCGCTTCTGGATTTTGGGGATTCTCTTTACGCTATTTGCCTTGGCGACACTCAAGTTGCAGTAGGTAGGCGATGTCGGCGCTCTTTGACAAGCAGAGAAGTAAAATACAAATTCGCATCAAAGCCAAGCGAACGCTTCCTCGCTGGCTTAGTGAGCATCGCTGGATCGATCTCCAACGCGGTGCAGTCGATCTCGAACTGCTTTTAGTCATTCTCGCGCTGATTCTCTTTGGTTTTGTCATTACCTTCTCGGGCTACTTCTACTTTTCATGGCAACAGTATAGTCAAAAAGGCACGCCCTTACTCTACTTTATCTCTCGGCAAGCGATATGGCTGATGCTTGGCTTTATCTCGATGATCTTTCTTAGTTTGATCTCTCCTCGTGCTATCCACAAAGCCACGCCTATCTTTTTTATTTTGGTGCTTTTGCTCAACTTGATGCCAGTTTTTGGGATTTTGGGACAAGAGATTCGAGGCGGTAGACGCTGGATTTTCCTCGGAGGCTTCTCCTTTCAACCTAGTGAGCTGGCCAAATTAGCCCTCGTGCTCTACTTGGCGCGCATCGTTAATGGGCATCGCGAGCGCCTCGCCACAAGCTTTGCCGGAGCGTTACGGCCAATGTTGATGGTAACCTTGCTTGGCTTGAGCGTCTTCTTTCAAAACGACCTCTCCACCTCGGTCTTTCTCTTTGGGATTGCCATTTTGATCCTCTTTATGGGCGGGATAAGTTTGCGCTATCTGGTGATCCAATTAGCAATGATGCTGGGGATGAGCATTTTGGCGATTATCTCCACACCCTTTCGTATACAACGCGTCTTACTCTGGTTGAGCGGTGATGGTGACCTCACCAAAAATGGCCGGCAAGCGATCCTCGCATTACGTGCCATTGAGAATAGTGGCATCGGTGGAACGGGCTTGGGCGCGGGAGAGTATAAGCTCGGGCGTATCAGTTTGGTGCAGTCGGACTATATCTTTGCTGCGGTAGTTGAGGAGCTTGGCTTTTTAGGCATTATGAGCGTGATTGGGCTCTTTTTGCTTCTCTTGGTCAAGGCCTATGACATCGGACAGAAGACAAAAAAGCACTACACCTCCTTTTTAGCCATCGCGCTGGCAACCACACTCGCGGGGCAAGCCTTTCTCAATATGGCGGTGGTGGTGGGCATCTTTCCGGTTACCGGATTACCCCTACCCTTCTTCTCGGCAGGAGGCAGTAACCTCTTGGTCTCGATGATGATGTGCGGGATTCTGCTCAATCTCTCGCGTAAAGAGGGGCGAACGTGAGTAGCATTAAAGGCAGAGTGCTTCTCTTTTTGATCGTCATTCTTGTGCTAGAAGTGATCTATTTTGGCGTTATTTTACCCAGAACCTTGCTCAAAACCATCTTGATTGATGCCAACTTTGACGTGCTAGAGAGCGATATCTATGAACTTGGTGATCTGGATTATGGCATGCGTATCATGGAGGTAGACCCCAAAGCCCTTGTCCAACTCCTAGAAGCACAGAGCATGATTCAAGAGGCACACGTGCAACGCGGACACTTTGGCAGACTCTATATCCAGATGAAAGGCTATAATCCTAGCGTGGCGCTCATCACTGCCGAGGGAGGCATTCTCTTTTTGGATCATGGTGGCTATCTCTTTAGTAGTAACAAAAAGACAGGCATCTTTCCGCCACTATTACATGGCGCACAATTTGAACAGGAGGAGAGTGGTCTTCGGCTACACAAGAGCATGCGTCCTTTGCTCACCGCGCTACAACGCCTACGCGAACACCATCCCACCACCCACAGCTCCATCGCCGGTATCAAAGCCATCAGCAAGGCCGATAATTTACTATACTGGCAGGTGAGCTTTATTGGCCTACGCGCGAAAGCCAAACTTGCGAGCTACCTCAAGGCCGAAGATATCGAGCGGGCATTTGTCGTTCTCCTTAGCTTGGAGAGTCAAGGACGCTTTTTGGGCGAAGTAGATTTTCGCACCAACGAAATTGTCTACACGCAAGAAAAACCATAAGCATCGACACAAACGACGACCAACTTTTCCAATATTTATAAGATAAAGTCTAACCTCCGCCCAAGATATCTCCCCTAAAAGTCGATGATCTGCTATACTCATAAAGGAAAGGGCATCTATCTACAAAATAAAGCCCAATCTCCTGCCAAGATATCTCCCCTAAAAGTCAATAATCTGCTACACTCATCAGAGAAAAGTCATCTATCTACAAAATAAAACGCAACACCTAGCAAGATATCTACCCCAAAGGTCGATAATCTGTTATACTAACCCAAGCAGACGTGGTAGGCTATCCATATCTTTTTATCGATAAAGAGAGAGTACGCAGTGAGTGAATATAGCAAAAATCAAGATGTCTATGTGGCCATCGATTTAGGCTCGGCCACCATGAAGGCGGTAGCTGCATTCTATGACGAATTTCAGCGCCCCACCAAGGTTGCGGTAGTGCGTCGTGATACCGCGGGCATTCGTAAGGGGGCTATTCTCAATTTAGAGGCGAGCGTGCATGCCATTGAAGATCTCTTGAGTCAATTGGAAGCAGAGTCTGGATCAGAAATCCATCACTGCTTTGTTGGCTTCTCTGGCGAACATATTCAAGCCCAAAATTCCGATGGCGTTGCCAATGTCGGTCTACGTGGTAAACCTCGATCTATCTCGGTAGAAGATGTAGAGAAGGTCATGGACTCTGCCCAAGCCGTCCCCTTAGCCGACAATCGCGAGATAGCCGCGATTATTCCGCTCAATTATCGCATCGACAACCACCTCATTACCCGAGAGCCACTCAACATTCAAGCCGTACGGTTAGAGGCGCGTATCCACATCATCACCGCTCCCGGTAGCTTGCTGAATAATCTAGAACAAGCCGTGCGATCGGCAGGGCGAAGCGTGCAAGCGCTCATCTATTCGCCCTTGGCCTGCGCCTATGCGGTGCTCTCTAAAGTGGAGCGCACGGAAGGAGTTATTCTCATTGAGATGGGGGCGAGTACCACCAAAATCGCTTTTTTTATCGACGAACAACCTCACTACAACAGCGTACTACCTATCGGTGCATCCTCGCTCACCAGAGATCTTGCCGAAGTGGAGAAGATCCCCCTTGCTCTTGCCGAACAACTCAAAATTGAACATGGGATCTGCTATCGTGGATTGTTGGGCAATGAAATTCGCCAAATTCCCATCCCACCCTTCGGCGGCCGTGGGGCAGAGATGATGCTAGAGAGCAAAATGTGCGATATCCTCCAAGCCAGAATGACCGACATCGCGAATGCAACGAAACGTCGATTGGAAAAGAGCGGTTGGCTCTACAAAGCCAAGTCGATTGTGATTGCCGGCGGAGGAAGCCAACTGCCCGGTGCAAGCGAACTCTTTGCGCGCATCTTCGATCTCTCGGCACGATCCGCCTATGTGATGGGCGTGGAAGGCCTTGATGACGAAGAGAGCCTTGCCCAATACGGCACCGTCTGGGGGCTACTCAAACAACCAGAATATCTCCAAAAAGAGATTCAACGCCAAAACTTCTCCGACGAAGCACCCGCCCAACCCGATCTCCCCCACTCGCTCTATCCCGAAGAGAATTTCTTTGAAGAAGAGCGCCTATCGGCAAAAAAACGCAAAAAAGAGAGTAAGCCCAAGAAAAAAAGTACGCTAAATTGGATAAAAGAGAACTTTTTTTAAAAAAATACTAGACACAATGGCTAAAAATAGAGAATAATAAGATAAGGAACATGGAAATAAAACGAGGTCGCTTATGAATCGCCTAAACATGACTGTGGTGGAGAGTTCGACTACCCCCAGCCAATCTAACGATGAAACCCTAGGTACCACGCGTATCAAGGTTATTGGTGCCGGTGGCGGTGGGTGTAATGCCATCGATCACATGATTCGCACCCATATCGAAGGGGTTGATTTTGTCGCCATTAACACCGACATGCAAGCCCTTTCGCGGTGTCTTGCCCCACAAAAGATCGCGCTTGGACAAAAATTAACCGGCGGATTAGGTGCCGGTGGTAATCCTGATGTAGGAAGCCGTGCCGCCCAAGAGGATAAAGAGGCGATCCGGCAAGTCATCGATGGCGCGCATATGGTCTTTTTAACCACCGGTCTTGGGGGGGGAACGGGCACCGGTAGTCTCCCGATCGTCGCATCACTGGCGAAGGAGTCGGGGGCGTTGACCGTCGCCATTGTTACCCTGCCCTTTAGCTTTGAAGGCGCAAGAAAGATGAACATTGCCCGCGAGGGTCTTGAGGAGCTACGTAAAAATAGCGATGCACTTATCGTTGTCCCCAATCAAAAATTATTAGAAGTCTCCGACCACAAAGCCACCTTCAAAGAGGCGTTTGCGAAGGTCGACAACTTGCTATGTATCGGAGTTAAGGGCGTGGTCGATCTTATTACCAACACAGGTTATCTCAATGTCGATTTTGCCGACGTGCGAAAAATGCTCTCCTTTAAAGGCGAAGCGCTCATGGGGATGGGTATCGGCAAGGGCGATAATCGCGCCATCGATGCCCTAAAAGCAGCGCTCAATTCGCCTTTGGTAGAAAACAACGATATTTCAGGCGCACACGGGCTACTAGTCAATATTACGGCAGGAACTGATTTTGGTATCTACGAAGGTGATGAGTTGATGAGCGCATTGAGCGAGCGTATCAGTGAGAACACCGAACGCAAAATGGGCTTGGTTATCGACGAGAATCTCATCGACGAAGTACACGTAACCATCATTGCCACAGGATTTAACCGCGAAGAACCACGGGTCATTGAGCGAGGTAATCGTACCTTTACCACCGTCGGCGGGCAAAAACCCAAGCCCGTTGCGCCACTTGAACCAGAAATTACCGATCTCGATACCGCGCCTCATCGCGCTATGCAATCGCGCCCTGCGCCTGTTCACAGCGAAACATTTGCCCCCGAACCCGAACGCACGCCTTCGGCGCGAAAAGCCAATGTCATCGATAGCAACGAGTGGGAGAGCATTACCAAGGGCAGACGTCAAAAAAATGAGGAGAAGATCGAGCTTGATGAGAGCGTACCTAGCTACTTACGGCACCTAGGCGAAGGGTTCTAACCACCCATGACCCACCAACTCGACCAACTCTCGAAAAAGGAGATTCTCCAGCTCTTTGAGGCAGAAATATGTCTCAAAGAGCGTCGTAGTCTCGCCACTGCTGATGTCTACCTACGTGAGGTGAGCTTCTTTCTCGATTACATGGAGCGCAAACAACTCAGCTGGGATGCCCTTACGCCACCAATTATCGAGGCATACCTCCTTACGCGTGAACTCTCTTCGGTATCGGTTGCCAAGGCGATGAGCGCCTTACGTAAGTTTATGCAATTTCTGCTCTATTATGATCTTGTCGAACATAACCCAATGGCGCTTATCAAACGACCACGTATTCGCCGAAAGAATCCCGAAGTCGTCTCCGAAGCACAAATCGATCAACTCTTATCGGCCTGCGACATTACCACTGTACTGGGCTTACGCGATCGCACCCTCTACGAATTGATGTATAGCTGTGGCTTGCGTATCAGCGAAGCAGTCGATCTCGATGTGAAGAACCTCTCTCTCAAGGAGGGTATTATTCGCGTGGTTGGTAAGGGAAACAAAGAGCGCATCATTCCCCTTGGCGAAGAAGCAATCTACTGGCTAGAGCGCTACCTTAAAGAGA is a window of Entomospira culicis DNA encoding:
- a CDS encoding MGH1-like glycoside hydrolase domain-containing protein, yielding MIALKKGVPRIHYYNQDFVDLYVRSWNLIDAQWARGTKASGFEGSMFHQKDKVDISVTDACFSSFYLVYSNKVYSAFATLDAIYAKQELSGAIRSHYNFTTGEAILAENNPLGLAPPIFAWVEFDIYHKIGIKKRVKDVLPILGDYFNWLDQVAFDETLGLYHAPLSASIMVDCKPRKDALYLIDFNCQQALNALYMSYLADIMNDKELSFRYKKRYFMLKTKINALMWSEDAGFYFDLDESGNQIKARTLAAYWALLAELPTEENADRLIAHLHDPDGFATPNPFPSIAVNESDFNAKGDGFNGGVYPELTYIVIKGLEKFKKFEFAREAAAKHIYFILDRMHPDGDGVGHFWQSYQPLSDGIAWVGDGKENANQKDILTMVCLATITLMIENIVGLIISLPRKTVDWIVPTLELMGIENLSLKRNIISILCVKNHRQSWEIRLKSEKLYYFTVNLVNIKKKTLPIPSGQCSMLIEKL
- the rsmH gene encoding 16S rRNA (cytosine(1402)-N(4))-methyltransferase RsmH; translated protein: MLAILLRTKRKRPISKNSYQGHYSVLKEESIVTLQPTSASGIWIDGTLGEAGHASYALSSYPSISLIGLDADPQMLQRAHTNLIPYAGRYQLVNQFFDDYFAHYPPNQAPPSTILLDLGISMFHYKGAARGFSYDDESSLDMRLNPSGESAYDLLLTKSESDLASIFWRYGEEKESRRIAKAIVHQRKSAPITSAKELSNLIKSVIKPKPTQYLHPAAKVFQALRIAVNHELSRLERMLPLAFSRLETNGKLGIITFHSLEDRIVKHFFKELTKSCQCPDNQLRCTCLGAYAKQISPKGITATPQEIAENPASRSARLRVIQKIRPYPKE
- a CDS encoding UDP-N-acetylmuramoyl-tripeptide--D-alanyl-D-alanine ligase — protein: MILSIQEISKLLHVNNLAAAGTASITSVEIDSRRIEPGALFIALSGAHQDGRIYVEESFKKGAKAAIIGSSDDGFELLAQKEHATKYGCALFVVDDPLKALHILAKWHLQKFPNLKKIAITGSSGKTTVKNLLYSIFSQAFHTHATAGNFNSETGLPLSIFHIEGSHQVTILEMGMNHAGEIADLAQIVEPDIAIITNIGKAHIGFLESVEAIALEKKAIFSRFDGNQLAFIPQKDAYASLLAQNVQGNVIFYDPATIKRLENITSLGLDGWRFSLGAEEIHFRLPGIHNFENAALAIYVAKEMGIKHTQIKQGLQAIRAGEHRNEVIKGTITVMKDCYNANPESMKAAIELITALKYSRKVLFLAEMKELGAMSASGHKELAQPIMHADVTAIFLLGKEMLFLERELKVRNFTGMIFCDSNFDTLKAHLKLYLKASDLLLIKGSRAHRLERLVTFLEEEKFLPKEEPSIHEKK
- the mraY gene encoding phospho-N-acetylmuramoyl-pentapeptide-transferase produces the protein MLFWLGEQFLQDFPPLRVLSYISFRGIFAAITALLISFIVSPSIIRALKRFKLGQSVRTDGPQDHLIKSGTPTMGGVIMIVSILIATLLWQRFDSFYTWIILLSLLGFGALGFVDDYLKIKLKNSDGVSAKMKIIVQVGLSLLIVALIKAHVMAHMHDDVPSLGENFSLLYLPFFKEAVIDLGWVYFPFVMVILIGTSNATNLTDGLDGLLTGLLIFAFGAFMVIAYISGRADFSSYLNIPHIQGSSELVIPAMAIIGACIGFLWYNSHPAEIFMGDVGSLAFGATLGIFSIILKKEILLIIIGGVFVMEALSVMIQVGYFRYTKKRYGTGRRILRMAPLHHHFEITWKEARSDQSKPWSETKVVIRFWILGILFTLFALATLKLQ
- a CDS encoding FtsW/RodA/SpoVE family cell cycle protein codes for the protein MSALFDKQRSKIQIRIKAKRTLPRWLSEHRWIDLQRGAVDLELLLVILALILFGFVITFSGYFYFSWQQYSQKGTPLLYFISRQAIWLMLGFISMIFLSLISPRAIHKATPIFFILVLLLNLMPVFGILGQEIRGGRRWIFLGGFSFQPSELAKLALVLYLARIVNGHRERLATSFAGALRPMLMVTLLGLSVFFQNDLSTSVFLFGIAILILFMGGISLRYLVIQLAMMLGMSILAIISTPFRIQRVLLWLSGDGDLTKNGRQAILALRAIENSGIGGTGLGAGEYKLGRISLVQSDYIFAAVVEELGFLGIMSVIGLFLLLLVKAYDIGQKTKKHYTSFLAIALATTLAGQAFLNMAVVVGIFPVTGLPLPFFSAGGSNLLVSMMMCGILLNLSRKEGRT
- the ftsA gene encoding cell division protein FtsA encodes the protein MSEYSKNQDVYVAIDLGSATMKAVAAFYDEFQRPTKVAVVRRDTAGIRKGAILNLEASVHAIEDLLSQLEAESGSEIHHCFVGFSGEHIQAQNSDGVANVGLRGKPRSISVEDVEKVMDSAQAVPLADNREIAAIIPLNYRIDNHLITREPLNIQAVRLEARIHIITAPGSLLNNLEQAVRSAGRSVQALIYSPLACAYAVLSKVERTEGVILIEMGASTTKIAFFIDEQPHYNSVLPIGASSLTRDLAEVEKIPLALAEQLKIEHGICYRGLLGNEIRQIPIPPFGGRGAEMMLESKMCDILQARMTDIANATKRRLEKSGWLYKAKSIVIAGGGSQLPGASELFARIFDLSARSAYVMGVEGLDDEESLAQYGTVWGLLKQPEYLQKEIQRQNFSDEAPAQPDLPHSLYPEENFFEEERLSAKKRKKESKPKKKSTLNWIKENFF
- the ftsZ gene encoding cell division protein FtsZ encodes the protein MNRLNMTVVESSTTPSQSNDETLGTTRIKVIGAGGGGCNAIDHMIRTHIEGVDFVAINTDMQALSRCLAPQKIALGQKLTGGLGAGGNPDVGSRAAQEDKEAIRQVIDGAHMVFLTTGLGGGTGTGSLPIVASLAKESGALTVAIVTLPFSFEGARKMNIAREGLEELRKNSDALIVVPNQKLLEVSDHKATFKEAFAKVDNLLCIGVKGVVDLITNTGYLNVDFADVRKMLSFKGEALMGMGIGKGDNRAIDALKAALNSPLVENNDISGAHGLLVNITAGTDFGIYEGDELMSALSERISENTERKMGLVIDENLIDEVHVTIIATGFNREEPRVIERGNRTFTTVGGQKPKPVAPLEPEITDLDTAPHRAMQSRPAPVHSETFAPEPERTPSARKANVIDSNEWESITKGRRQKNEEKIELDESVPSYLRHLGEGF
- a CDS encoding tyrosine recombinase; the encoded protein is MTHQLDQLSKKEILQLFEAEICLKERRSLATADVYLREVSFFLDYMERKQLSWDALTPPIIEAYLLTRELSSVSVAKAMSALRKFMQFLLYYDLVEHNPMALIKRPRIRRKNPEVVSEAQIDQLLSACDITTVLGLRDRTLYELMYSCGLRISEAVDLDVKNLSLKEGIIRVVGKGNKERIIPLGEEAIYWLERYLKESRRAILRIRKGTPYQRRSEDALFLNFRGYRISRKGIWLNLKKWATQEGIELKTHTLRHSFATHLLKNGADLRVVQELLGHVDIGTTEIYTHVDRQDLALAHHKFHPRSRNNL